The region CGCACGTGCGCGTGGTCGCCGCGGTGCACGTTCCCGAAGAGGGGATCGTCGACTACCGCGGTGTCGTGAACGCGCTTGCCGAGGATCTCGTCGCGGCCGGCGTGGAGACGCACGCGAGCGCGGCGGCGACGCGCATCGAACGCGACGGGGCAGGGTGGCGCGTGCAGGCCGGAGCGCTCGAGCTCCGTGCCGACTTTATCGTCACCTGCGGCGGCCTGCACAGCGATCGGCTGGCGCGCCTGGCCGGCGAGCGTCCCTCGACGCGCATCGTCGGGTTCCGCGGCGAGTACTTCGTGCTCAAGCGCGAACGCGAGCATCTGGTGAAGGGGCTCATCTATCCGGTCCCCGATCCATCCTTCCCGTTCCTCGGCGTGCACTTCACGCGCCTCGCCCTCGGCGGCGTGGAGTGCGGCCCCAACGCGGTGCTCGCGCTCGATCGCGAAGGGTACAAGCGCTGGGCGTTCAATCTGCGCGACGCCGCGTCGGCGCTCACCTTTCCGGGGCTCTGGCGCTTTCTCGCGAAGTACGCGGGGATGACGGCCTACGAGCTCAAGCGCTCGCTGAGCAAGGACGTCTTTGTGCAGTCGCTGCAGCGACTCGTCCCCGAGGTGACGGGCGATGACCTGCTCCCGGGGCCGGTGGGGGTGCGCGCGCAGGCGATGAAGCCCGACGGCACGTTCGTGGATGACTTCGATTTTCTCGAGCGACCGGGCGCCCTGCACGTGCTCAACGCGCCGAGCCCGGCGGCCACGGCCTGCCTGGCGATTGGCGAGGAGATCGCGGCGAAGGTGTAGGGGCCTCGCGGGCGTGGCATGCCCCAAGTGATGGGTCTAGGGCTCGGGAACTTCAAGCGCGCGGCAAATGCGACGCGCGAGGAAGTCGTGGATCTCCCGATGTCGCGGAACCGTGGACACGCGCTTGGTCGGGCCGACGAAGAGCGAGTGATTCGAACCTTCACGGAGTATTCGGCAACCGTGCGCCTCGAGATGCCGAATGAAATCCACGCGCTTCACGCGCTAAAATCCAGGGTCTCGCGAATCACATCAGCGTCCGTGAGTTCGGATCGCGACTGATCTCGATTGGCGGCAATGACCAGCTCGACGGCTTCCCGGAGATTCGCCCGCGCCTCCGCCAGTGTGTCGCCCTGGGAGTTGGCGCCCGGCAACTCCTCGACGAAGGCGATGTAGCCCTCAGGGACCTTTCGGTAAACGGCGGTGAGCGACAACATGGCGACTCCGAAGGTTGACGTCACCAACGATAACGGATCTCGGTGCCGCATTGCCAACTCCGGGCTCAAGGTCGACCATCGATGTGAGTGCAAACTGGCGCCAGCCAGGCCACGGAGCGTCATCGATTGCCGGCGATCGACACCGAATCGGCGCGGGCGATGTCGCACAAGCGCCGCTGACCATTCCCGCCCGGAATGCGGTACTTTCCAGCTGCGGGGAAAGGAGTAGGACGGTCCCCCCCGTCACCTCCCGTCCCCTCCCGTCCCCCCTAGACTGCACCCGTCCCTCGTCCCCAAGCCTCTACCCCCTCCCCGTTCCGTGTCCCGTCTCACCCCCCCTCCCGAGGTTCTCGAAATCGCCGCCCGCCTACGGCGCGCCGGCTTCGAGGCATGGTGTGTCGGCGGCGCCGTCCGCGACGCGCTCCTCGGCCATCAGCATCTCGATTGGGACCTCGCCACCAGCGCGACGCCCCCCGAGGTGATGCGCACGTTCAAGCGCACGGTGCCGGTGGGGATCGCCTTCGGCACGGTGGGCGTGCTCGACGCGCACGGGCGGATGCACGAGGTGACCACGTTTCGGCTCGATGTGAAGACCGACGGGCGGCACGCCGAGGTGCAGTTTGGCGCGTCGCTCGAAGAAGACCTGGCGCGCCGCGACTTCACCATCAACGCCATCGCGTACAACCCGCAGACGGGGGAACTCTTCGATCCGTTCGGCGGGCGCAAGGATTTGCGCGCCGGGCTGCTGCGCTGCGTGGGCGACGCCGAGCAGCGGATGAAGGAGGATCGCCTGCGCGCGCTGCGCGCGCTGCGCTTTGCGTCGCGCTTCGACTTTGCCATCGATCCGGCCACCTGGAAGGCCATCTGCAACTCCGCTCCGCACCTCAGCCGGCTCAGCGCCGAGCGGGTGAAGCAGGAGATCGAGAAGACGATGGAGCAGGTGCCGCGCCCGAGCGCCGCCTTCGCGCGCTGGCGCGAGGCGGGGGCGCTGCGCGCGCTCGTAGGCGCGCTCGACGACGCACCCGCCGAGAGGTTCGCGGCACTCGATCATCTCCCCCTGCCGATGGGGAAACGCGCCGTGGAGCGCAAGCTGCTGCGCATCGCGATGCTCTTCTTTGGTGACGATAAGCGCGCCGCCGAGCGCGCGCTGCGCGAGCTGCGCTTCTCGAATCACGACATCGCATGGGTGACGCGGCTCGCCGAGGCGCGCGCGACGCTGGGCGACGCGGTGGACGCCGCGATGGCGCGCGCTGATGGTCCCACCGACGCCGAGCTGCGCCGGTGGGCGGCGGAGGTGGGGCGCACGGCCGCGGCCAGTTGGTGGCGACTGAATGCCGCGCGGTGGAGCGGCCTGAGACAACTTGGGGAAGGGGCACAGGCACGGGGGGGTGCTCGGGGCGCGGGGGGTGCAGGGGAGGGAAACGGAGCGGCCACCCACCCGAGCACCTTGCACCCCACTGTGCCCGTGCCCGCGCACCCCAAGGTACAAAGCGCCTATCGTCGATTGGTTCGCATCGCCTATCGCGATCCGATCGAGATTGGCGACCTGCAGGTGGACGGCGAGGACCTCGCGG is a window of Gemmatimonadaceae bacterium DNA encoding:
- the lhgO gene encoding L-2-hydroxyglutarate oxidase is translated as MATHARILVIGGGLVGLGTARALRAKYPTAAITLIDKEPRFGAHQSTHNSGVLHSGLYYKPGSARARLVRRGLAQMHAYCRDRGIVHDVCGKLVVAATDDEVPRLRSLFERGQQNGLLGLRWLSAAEARELEPHVRVVAAVHVPEEGIVDYRGVVNALAEDLVAAGVETHASAAATRIERDGAGWRVQAGALELRADFIVTCGGLHSDRLARLAGERPSTRIVGFRGEYFVLKREREHLVKGLIYPVPDPSFPFLGVHFTRLALGGVECGPNAVLALDREGYKRWAFNLRDAASALTFPGLWRFLAKYAGMTAYELKRSLSKDVFVQSLQRLVPEVTGDDLLPGPVGVRAQAMKPDGTFVDDFDFLERPGALHVLNAPSPAATACLAIGEEIAAKV
- a CDS encoding CCA tRNA nucleotidyltransferase, coding for MSRLTPPPEVLEIAARLRRAGFEAWCVGGAVRDALLGHQHLDWDLATSATPPEVMRTFKRTVPVGIAFGTVGVLDAHGRMHEVTTFRLDVKTDGRHAEVQFGASLEEDLARRDFTINAIAYNPQTGELFDPFGGRKDLRAGLLRCVGDAEQRMKEDRLRALRALRFASRFDFAIDPATWKAICNSAPHLSRLSAERVKQEIEKTMEQVPRPSAAFARWREAGALRALVGALDDAPAERFAALDHLPLPMGKRAVERKLLRIAMLFFGDDKRAAERALRELRFSNHDIAWVTRLAEARATLGDAVDAAMARADGPTDAELRRWAAEVGRTAAASWWRLNAARWSGLRQLGEGAQARGGARGAGGAGEGNGAATHPSTLHPTVPVPAHPKVQSAYRRLVRIAYRDPIEIGDLQVDGEDLAAAGVPKGPALGSTLRRLLDTVIENPARNSREELMRIAREMK
- a CDS encoding type II toxin-antitoxin system HicB family antitoxin, whose translation is MLSLTAVYRKVPEGYIAFVEELPGANSQGDTLAEARANLREAVELVIAANRDQSRSELTDADVIRETLDFSA